The Primulina huaijiensis isolate GDHJ02 chromosome 12, ASM1229523v2, whole genome shotgun sequence genome has a window encoding:
- the LOC140989403 gene encoding uncharacterized protein, whose protein sequence is MPYSCFEKLGIGEVKPTTISLQLADRSIKYPRGFIEDVLVKVDKFIFLVDFVVLDMEEDRENPLILGRPFLVTGRALIDVKKGELVLRLNDEKVTFNVFRSMKYPIESSDCYIIDAVDDIVECSVQDTLIEDPLEMLLVNSRSTESNRKELEKCMNYLEGSMPLPRLVNSKIGELGHILKSLKPSLEEPPFLELKPLPPHLKYLFLKEEDKLPIIVSFSLTGDEEDKILRVLKDHICAIGWSIADIKEVSPSMCMHKILMEKENSPVIQPQRRLNLSMQDVIKKEVSPVHVVPKKGEITVVENENSELIPTRTVTGCGVCIDYRKLNDATRKDHFPLPFVDQMLERLAGHAFYCFLDGYSGYMQIPIDPEDQDKTTFTCPYGTFAYKRMLFGLCNAPATFQRCMMAIFHDMFEKYIEVFMDDFSVFGSSFDSCLVNLSKVLKRCFYRRFIKDFSSITKHLTNMLMKDVLFVFSEDCLQAFQALKQKLTTTPIIVPPNWNLPFELMCDASDIALGAVLGQKRDTFLHVIYYASMTLSGAQLNYSTTEKELLAVVFALDMFRSYLVGSKVIVHTDHSALKDRGSQGTENQVADHLSRLEKPEEDGIIRMCIPAEEVSSILAHCHSGLTGGHFGASKTATKILQARFYWPTLFKDAHTYVLNCNECQRVGTSPFRVVYGNACHLSVELEHRALWATKFLNFDVQATGDQRLLQLNEMEEFRLDAYENAKIYKEKTKKWHDARIVHMEFEFGQKVLLYNSRLKIMPEIHGDFGNPFKVNGHRLKIFHEGIVEQEEPRNIGMKQDDLDTEKAETVERRDSKH, encoded by the exons ATGCCTTATTCCTGCTTTGAGAAATTGGGGATTGGAGAAGTTAAACCAACCACTATTTCCCTTcaacttgctgatagatctatTAAATATCCTAGAGGGTTTATAGAGGATGTTTTGGttaaagttgataaattcatatttcTAGTTGACTTTGTTGTGCTAGACATGGAGGAGGATCGTGAGAACCCCCTTATTTTAGGTCGTCCTTTCTTAGTTACTGGAAGAGCTCTCATAGATGTGAAAAAAGGTGAGTTAGTTTTGAGGTTGAATGATGAGAAGGTAACTTTTAATGTTTTTCGTAGTATGAAATATCCTATTGAATCTTCTGATTGTTATATAATAGATGCTGTTGATGATATTGTTGAGTGTAGTGTGCAGGATACTTTAATTGAAGATCCACTGGAGATGCTTTTGGTGAATTCAAGGTCCACGGAATCAAACAGAAAAGAGTTGGAGAAATGTATGAACTACTTGGAGGGATCAATGCCTCTGCCACGATTGGTAAATTCAAAGATTGGGGAGCTTGGACATATTCTAAAATCACTTAAACCTTCCTTAGAAGAACCTCCATTCCTCGAACTCAAACCACTTCCtcctcatttaaaatatttatttttgaaggaaGAAGATAAACTGCCAATAATTGTTTCTTTTTCCTTGACAGGTGATGAGGAAGATAAGATCTTGAGAGTGCTGAAGGATCACATATGTGCCATTGGATGGAGCATAGCTGACATCAAGGAGGTTAGTCCATCCATGTGCATgcacaaaattttaatggagAAAGAGAACTCCCCCGTTATTCAACCCCAAAGGAGACTAAATCTATCTATGCAAGATGTCATAAAAAAGGAG GTAAGTCCTGTGCATGTTGTTCCTAAGAAAGGGGAAATCACTGTTGTTGAAAATGAAAATAGCGAGTTAATACCTACTAGAACTGTGACTGGGTGTGGTGTTTGTATTGATTATCGCAAATTGAATGATGCCACAAGAAAGGATCACTTCCCCTTACCTTTTGTTGATCAAATGTTAGAGCGTTTGGCAGGTCACgctttttattgttttctagatGGTTATTCTGGATATATGCAAATACCCATAGATCCCGAAGATCAAGATAAGACAACTTTTACGTGTCCCTACGGTACTTTTGCTTATAAAAGAATGTTGTTTGGTTTGTGTAATGCTCCTGCTACTTTTCAACGTTGTATGATGGCGATTTTTCATGATATGTTTGAAAAGTATATTGAGGTCTTCATGGATGACTTTTCTGTTTTCGGTTCTTCCTTCGACTCTTGTTTGGTTAATTTGTCAAAAGTGCTAAAGAGAT gtttttataggcGATTTATCAAGGATTTCTCAAGTATTACTAAGCATTTAACTAATATGCTAATGAAAGatgttctttttgttttttctgaGGATTGTTTACAAGCTTTTCAAGCATTAAAGCAAAAGTTGACCACCACCCCGATCATTGTCCCACCAAATTGGAATCTACCTTTTGAACTCATGTGTGACGCAAGTGATATTGCTTTAGGGGCTGTTTTGGGGCAAAAGAGGGACACCTTCTTGCATGTAATCTATTATGCAAGCATGACACTTTCAGGAGCTCAATTGAACTACTCTACTACAGAAAAAGAGTTGTTGGCTGTTGTGTTTGCTTTGGACATGTTTCGGTCATACCTTGTAGGGAGTAAAGTGATAGTCCACACGGATCATTCAGCTTTGAA AGATCGTGGATCGCAAGGGACTGAAAACCAAGTTGCTGATCATCTATCGAGATTGGAGAAGCCCGAGGAAG ATGGTATTATTCGTATGTGTATTCCAGCGGAAGAGGTAAGTTCTATACTTGCTCATTGTCATAGTGGTCTAACTGGAGGACATTTTGGGGCAAGTAAAACGGCCACAAAAATCCTTCAAGCTAGATTCTACTGGCCTACACTGTTCAAGGATGCACACACTTATGTTTTGAATTGCAATGAATGCCAACGTGTTG GAACTTCTCCTTTTCGTGTGGTCTATGGAAATGCTTGTCACCTTTCTGTTGAACTAGAGCATAGGGCATTATGGGCTACTAAATTTTTGAACTTTGATGTGCAAGCTACAGGTGATCAGCGTCTTCTACAACTCAATGAGATGGAGGAATTTCGTcttgatgcatatgaaaatgcAAAAATCTACAAGGAAAAGACAAAGAAGTGGCATGATGCAAGGATTGTGCACATGGAATTTGAGTTTGGACAAAAAGTGCTTCTTTACAATTCTCGTTTGAAAATCATGCCAG AAATCCATGGAGATTTTGGAAATCCCTTTAAAGTGAATGGACATCGATTGAAAATTTTTCATGAAGGAATTGTGGAGCAGGAGGAGCCGA GGAATATTGGAATGAAACAAGATGATTTAGATACTGAAAAAGCTGAAACTGTTGAAAGAAGAGATTCTAAGCATTGA